The following proteins are encoded in a genomic region of Deltaproteobacteria bacterium:
- a CDS encoding rhomboid family intramembrane serine protease, whose amino-acid sequence MFPIQDNMPRRCPPVMTWFIIGVNAFVFFLENGLSTFALDYFISIFGVVPARFTQPGWAEFHGVPSIGYLSLITCMFLHGGWLHIILNMWTLWIFGDNVEDVMGPWRFLAFYMLTGIAASLLHLFANPDSTIPIIGASGAIAGVMGAYYTLFPGARIIMMIPIFFFPFLFEVPAVLFLALWFLLQMVSGTLSIVDPLHAGGIAWWAHVGGFIAGAVLNRLFIPGGRQRTCRRYADEYRPWGIYIK is encoded by the coding sequence ATGTTTCCCATCCAGGACAACATGCCGAGGCGATGTCCTCCTGTCATGACCTGGTTCATCATCGGGGTCAATGCGTTCGTATTTTTTCTCGAAAATGGCCTTTCCACTTTCGCCCTCGACTACTTCATCTCCATTTTCGGCGTTGTTCCCGCCCGATTCACCCAGCCCGGCTGGGCAGAGTTCCATGGTGTCCCATCCATCGGTTACCTTTCCCTCATTACCTGCATGTTTCTCCACGGGGGATGGCTCCATATCATCCTCAACATGTGGACCCTTTGGATCTTTGGAGACAACGTGGAGGACGTCATGGGGCCCTGGAGGTTTCTTGCCTTCTACATGCTCACAGGGATTGCGGCAAGCCTCCTGCACTTGTTCGCCAATCCCGACTCGACCATTCCCATCATCGGGGCATCGGGCGCCATAGCAGGCGTCATGGGTGCGTATTACACCCTTTTCCCCGGGGCCCGAATCATCATGATGATCCCCATATTTTTCTTTCCATTCCTGTTCGAGGTCCCGGCGGTCCTGTTCCTCGCCCTCTGGTTCCTGCTCCAGATGGTGAGCGGCACACTGTCCATCGTGGATCCCCTGCACGCCGGAGGGATCGCATGGTGGGCCCATGTCGGCGGGTTCATTGCCGGGGCCGTACTGAACCGGCTCTTCATCCCCGGCGGACGTCAGAGGACCTGTCGGAGGTATGCCGATGAATATCGGCCTTGGGGTATATATATAAAGTAG
- a CDS encoding ATP-dependent Clp protease proteolytic subunit gives MNGFDFLWIFFILTALQPVIKKKLIEAARQRSIAAIERKRGSRVIILVHREETMSILGFPVMRYINIDDSENVIRAIHLTDPDVPIDIVLHTPGGVLLAALQIARAVKRHKAKVTAFVPHYAMSGGTLIALAADEIVMDEHAVLGPLDPQLGRFPAASIISAVRRKSVDHVDDETLIMADQAEKALSQMKNDVYDLISDRFAPEEAERLAEILTQGTWTHDHPICLKEAQRLGIPVRGEMPKEIYDLMALFPQPVRYSPSVEYLPSPRRPAVPPSTGK, from the coding sequence ATGAACGGATTCGATTTTCTCTGGATCTTTTTCATCCTCACCGCCCTTCAGCCCGTTATCAAAAAGAAGCTCATCGAGGCGGCCCGCCAGCGGAGCATCGCCGCCATCGAGCGCAAGCGGGGGTCCCGGGTCATCATCCTGGTCCATCGCGAGGAGACCATGAGCATCCTCGGTTTTCCCGTGATGCGCTACATAAACATCGACGACTCAGAGAACGTGATTCGGGCCATCCACCTCACGGATCCGGACGTCCCCATAGACATCGTACTCCACACCCCTGGCGGAGTACTCCTTGCGGCCCTTCAGATCGCCCGTGCGGTCAAGAGACACAAGGCCAAGGTGACGGCCTTCGTCCCTCACTACGCCATGAGCGGCGGGACGCTCATCGCCCTTGCCGCAGATGAGATCGTCATGGACGAACATGCGGTTTTGGGCCCCTTGGACCCGCAGTTGGGGCGATTTCCCGCAGCATCGATCATATCCGCTGTCCGAAGGAAATCCGTGGACCATGTGGACGACGAGACCCTCATAATGGCGGATCAGGCGGAAAAGGCCCTTTCTCAGATGAAAAACGACGTTTATGACCTGATATCCGACCGCTTTGCGCCCGAAGAGGCGGAAAGGCTCGCGGAGATCCTCACACAGGGGACCTGGACCCATGATCACCCTATCTGTCTCAAGGAGGCCCAGCGGCTCGGGATACCTGTCAGAGGCGAGATGCCGAAGGAGATCTACGACCTCATGGCCCTCTTTCCCCAACCAGTGAGATACTCCCCTTCGGTGGAATACCTCCCATCGCCCCGACGGCCGGCCGTTCCTCCATCCACCGGAAAATGA